Sequence from the Longimicrobium sp. genome:
TCTCGGCGGGGACGTGGCCCTCGAAGACGTAACCGCCCACCTTTGCGGTGTGGCACGATGCAAGGCCGGCGGGGACGCCCCACTCCGCCTTGATCGGCTCCACCTGCTCCACGTCGTGCACCTCCACCGTGTAGCCGTTCGCCTTCAGGTGGTCCACCCACTTCGCGCAGCAGCCGCACGTCGGCGTCTTGTAGACGACGGCGAGGAGGGCGGATGCAGCGGCGGCGGAGCCCGGCGCGCGGGCCGTTCCCTCGGCGTGCGCGCCGGAGGCGTGCACCGAGGCGGGGGACTGCGCGGGCGCGGCATCCGCGCTGGGAGCCTCGCCGGAGGGGCGGGCGCAGGCGGCGGTCAGGGCGAGGATCAGGGTCGCGCGGAGGGCGTGGTTCATCGGTGGCTCGCGGATGGGGGTTGCCGGGCGCCGGCGGACGATCGTTCCGGCGCCCCTGTACCCGCGAGGGGGGGCGTGTGGTCCCTGGACGCGCGAAATCTCGGAGGTCGAGGTGGGGGAGAGGGCGGGCGTGATGAATCACGCCCCTACGATGCCCCCCGCTTGACACACCCCCCGGCGCGGCGGATCATTCGCAGCCGGTTCGTGCCGTCTCCTTCCCTCGCGCCCCGCCGAATGGTCCGCCAGAAACGCTTTACCACGGGGACCATTCCGGACACGCGGCAGCTCCTGTCGTGGGTGTACGTCGCGCGGATGACGCTGGCGGCGGCCATCTTCGTGGCGGCGGCGTGGGCCTGGCGCGACGCTCCGCCGGGGACGACGCTCACGGCCACGCTCCTCTTCGTGACTGCGCTGCTCGTCACCTTCCCATCGTTCTGGCACACGCACCTGGCCGGCCGCACGCCCGGCCGCGCGTACCTGTACGGGCAGGTGGTGTTCGACGTGTGCATGGTCGCCGTCGTCGTGCACCTGACCGGTGGCAAGGACAGCAGCTTCGCGCCGCTGTACGTGCTGGCGATCTTTGCCGGGGCCGTCCTCCTCCCCATCGTGGGGGGGATGCTGATCGCGGTGCTGGCGTGCGTGCTGTACTTCGCGGACGTGGTGTGGAGCGCACACGAGCTGGACGCAGCCGTCTTCCTCCAGATCGTGATCTTTGGCGCGGTGGCGCTGGTCACCGGCTACCTGGGCGACCGGCTGCGCCGCACCGGGGTGGCGCTCGGCGAGGTGGAGACGGAGCTGCGGCTGCTGCGGCTGGACACCGCCGACATCCTGGCCAGCATCCTCACCGGCATCCTGACCGTAAACGGATACGGGCGGCTGGTGTACATGAACCCCACCGCCGCCGAGCTCCTCGACCTCGACCCGCGCGAGCTGCAGGGCCAGCCGGTGATCGCCGCGCTCGACGCGGCCGCGCCGGGGCTCGGCACCATCATCGAGACCTCCGTCCGCGAGAACGCGGGGGTGCGGCGCTCGCAGACGGGGGAGGGGAGGGACGGGATGGTGCTGGGGGTGAGCACTACGGTCGTGGAGCGCCCGGAGCCCGAACCCCCCTCGGTGACGGCGATCTTCCAGGACATCACCGGGAGCCGGCGGCTGGAGGCGCTCCGCCGCCGCGCCGAGCGACTGGAGGCGGTGGCCGAGCTGAGCGCCTCGCTGGCGCACGAGATCAAGAACCCGCTCGCCTCCATCCGCAGCGCCACCGAGCAGCTCGCCGGCGACGGAATCGACCGCGAAGATCGCAGCGTGCTGAGCAACCTGGTGACGCGCGAGTCGGACCGGCTGAGCCGCCTGCTGACGGAGTTCATCGACTTCGCGCGCGTGAAGCTCCGCGCCTCTGCCCCCGTGCGCGCGGGGACGATCGTGAGCCACGCGGTGGAGCTGGTGCGCGCCCACCCCGACGCATCGGGGCGCGCCATCCGGTTGGAGTGCACCGCCGAAGCCACCACCGCCGAGGTGCTGGGCGACGAGGACCTCCTCCACCGCGCCTTTCTCAACCTGGTGCTGAACGCCGCGCAGTGGGCGGGCCCAGGCGGCAAGGTGGAGGTGGAGGCCGACGTGATCCAATCCGACCTCCTCTCCGCGGCGATGAGCAGCACGCGGGCCCTGCGCGTGCGCGTGACCGACACCGGCCCAGGCGTCCCGCCGGACGAGGTGGAGCACGTCTTCGACCCGTTCTTCACCCTGCGCCCCGGCGGCACGGGCCTGGGCCTCGCCCTGGTGCAGCGCGCCGCGGAGGCCCACGGCGGCGCCGTCTTCGTGGACGAGCCCCGCGGCGACGGCTGGGGCGCGACGTTTACGCTCTATCTTCCGGCGCTGGACGGGGAGGGAACGGAAGTGCCAAGTGCTGAGTCCTGAGTCCTAAGTGGAACGCACTCACGCACCAACACACTAACGCACCTTCTGTTCAGCACCTAGCACTCAGCACTTAGGACTTCCCCACTATGTCCGACGCCACGAAAATCCTCGTCATCGACGACGAAACGGCCATCCTCGACACCCTCCGCATCCTCCTGCGCCGGGAGGGCTTCCAGGTGGAGACCGCCGTGGGGGGGCAGCAGGGGGTGGCCCGGATGGAGGAGCTGCGCCCGGACGTGGTGCTCAGCGACGTGCGGATGCCCAACGTGGGCGGGCTTGAGGTGCTGCTGGCCGCGAAGGAGCTGGACCCGTCGCTTCCGGTGATCCTGATGACGGCGCAGGCGTCGCTCCAGACGGCGATCCGCGCGGTAAACGAGGGGGCGTTCTACTACATCCAGAAGCCCTTCGCCAACGACGAGATGGTCGCCATCTGCCGGCGGGCGGCGGAGAGCCGGCAGCTCAAGCGCGAGAACCAGGCGCTCAAGACCGAGATCCGCCGCCGCGACCGGGGCGACTCCGCGCGCCCCATCGGCCGCAGCAAGCGCTTTCTGGACGTGCTCAAGACGGCCGAGACCGCCGCCCCCACCGACTCCACCATCCTCGTGACGGGGGAGAGCGGCGCGGGCAAGGAGGTGATCGCCAAGTACATCCACGAGATCTCCGGGCGCTCGGACGGGCCGTTCGTCTCCATCAACTGCGGCGCCCTCCCCGAAAGCCTGCTGGAGAGCGAGCTCTTTGGCCACACCAAGGGCTCCTTCACCGGCGCGCACCGCGACAAGCAGGGCCTCTTCGTCGCGGCCAAGGGCGGCACGTTCTTCATGGACGAGGTGGGCGAGATGTCGCCCGCCACGCAGGTCAAGCTCCTGCGCGTCCTGCAGGAGCGCGAGGTGATCCCCGTCGGCGCGACCGAGGCGGTGCCGGTGGACGTCCGCATCGTGGCCGCTACCAATCGCGACCTGGAGGAGGAGATTCGCCGCGGCGGCTTCCGCAGCGACCTGTACTACCGCCTCAACGTCATCACCGTCCACCTCCCCCCGCTGCGCGACCGCGGCGAGGACGTGCCGCTCCTCGCCTCCTTCTTCCTGGAGCGGTTCGCGGGCGGGAGGGGGAAGGAGACGCCGCGGCTTTCGCAGGAGGCGGTCAACGCGCTGGCGTCGTACGACTGGCCGGGCAACGTCCGCGAGCTGGAGAATGCCCTGGAGCGCGCCGCCGTCCTCACCGCCGACGGCGAGATCCAGGTGTCCACGCTCCCCACGCGCATCACGGAGCGCGCCCCGCAGCCCCTCGTCTCCGCCGCCCTGCCGCCCAACCCGACGCTGGAGATCATCGAGCGCGCCTACATCCACTGGGTCCTCCACTCCGAGAGCGGCAACAAGACGCGCGCCGCCGAGGTGCTGGGGATCGATCCGTCGACGCTCTACCGGAAGCTGCTGCGGTACGGGATGGATGCGGGGTGAGGGGCGCCCGAGCCCCCTCCCCGCTCGTTCCTCGCTGCCCCTCCCCCAAAACTGCTGGGGGAGGGGCGTTTAGCATGTATCTGCGCGGGTCGCACGGATCGTCGCGAGGGGCGGGCACGGGCAGCCACGCGGGGCGGCCCCTACAGAATTCAGGGTGGATGGCGGAGGTCTAGGTGGGGGTAAGGGTGGGCAGACACGCAGGTCTGCCCCTAAGGAAATCGTGCGAGGGGCGAGGGTCGAGGAAGGCGGCCGGTGGGCGCGATAAATCGCGCCCCTACGGATCTGTGCAGCCCGCGCCGCAGTTCTCCCCCTCACCCGCCCTGCGCCCCCGCCCCGGTACAGAACCTGCCGAGCCCCCTCCGCTTCCGGTGGCAACGTCCCCCGCACGAAGGTGGCGCACATGACTGTTCCGGTGCTGGCCGGCGCGTCCTGGCGAGGAGCGTAGGCCGCGGTGCGGTTGCTCGTGATCGTGCCCGTCGGCGGTGCGGACGAGGGGCTGCTGCAGGCGCTCGCCGACGACCTGGGGCCGCGGCTGGGGCTGGAGTGCGCGGTCGGCGCGGGGCTCCCGCTGGAGGAGGAGTGGTGGGACGGCGACCGTTGCCGCTACCTCTCGGGACCTATCGTCGATGCGCTGCTGGAGCGCGCGGACCGATCGGGACGCGACCCGCGCGAGTGCTGGTGGCTCGGCGTGGCCGAGGCGGGGCTGTGCGCACCGGAGTACGACGTCGTCTTCGGCGAGGCGACGATGGACGGGCCCTGCGCGGTGGTGGGGCTCGCGTCGCTGCGCGTACCCTGCGCCGACGGCACCTCCGCTCTCTGGCCGCGCCTGGTCACCTCGTCCGTTCACGAGCTGGGACACCTGGCGGGTGCCGAGCACTGCGCGAATCCGCGGTGTGTAATGTACCCCTCGCGCGACATCGCGGACACGGATGGGAAGGGGAACTCCTTCTGCGGAGCGTGCTTCCAGTGGGACGCCGCACGTGGAGCTTGATCCCCGGGCGTCGCGAGTATACTTTGTAAAGAGCATCCCTCCCCGCATCTCCCAGTCGTCCCATACCGGCTCATTCATGAACCACGAGTCACCCCGGTCGCTGCGGCGCGCGTACCTGGATTGGGTCGAAGAGCAGGTCGAGAATTTCAAGGACGAGATCCCGCGCTCCGAGCTCCTGAGGATCGCCGACGAGGTGGTGCGCGAGCTCCGGATGACGGACTCGGGGCAGTACCAGCTCACCGAGCTCCTCATCTGCCACGCGATGGACAAGCGGATCGCGCGCTCGCTCAAGCTCCCGGGGTACCGCTCCTGGAGCGCCCAGCGCCTCGCCGCCCTCAACGCGCCGCTCTTCCCGCCCGACCTGTCGCCGCCGCCGCCCCCGCGCCCGGCGCCAGCGCCGATCCCTGCGGTGAAGGCTCCCCTGGCCTGTGTCGGTTGAACACGTGCGCTGATCACAAACGGCTACACCAGACGGCGCGAGCACG
This genomic interval carries:
- a CDS encoding DUF411 domain-containing protein codes for the protein MNHALRATLILALTAACARPSGEAPSADAAPAQSPASVHASGAHAEGTARAPGSAAAASALLAVVYKTPTCGCCAKWVDHLKANGYTVEVHDVEQVEPIKAEWGVPAGLASCHTAKVGGYVFEGHVPAEIIQRVLRDKPQIAGVAVPGMPMGSPGMEGPYKDRYDVISFDRGGNTKVYASR
- a CDS encoding ATP-binding protein; translation: MVRQKRFTTGTIPDTRQLLSWVYVARMTLAAAIFVAAAWAWRDAPPGTTLTATLLFVTALLVTFPSFWHTHLAGRTPGRAYLYGQVVFDVCMVAVVVHLTGGKDSSFAPLYVLAIFAGAVLLPIVGGMLIAVLACVLYFADVVWSAHELDAAVFLQIVIFGAVALVTGYLGDRLRRTGVALGEVETELRLLRLDTADILASILTGILTVNGYGRLVYMNPTAAELLDLDPRELQGQPVIAALDAAAPGLGTIIETSVRENAGVRRSQTGEGRDGMVLGVSTTVVERPEPEPPSVTAIFQDITGSRRLEALRRRAERLEAVAELSASLAHEIKNPLASIRSATEQLAGDGIDREDRSVLSNLVTRESDRLSRLLTEFIDFARVKLRASAPVRAGTIVSHAVELVRAHPDASGRAIRLECTAEATTAEVLGDEDLLHRAFLNLVLNAAQWAGPGGKVEVEADVIQSDLLSAAMSSTRALRVRVTDTGPGVPPDEVEHVFDPFFTLRPGGTGLGLALVQRAAEAHGGAVFVDEPRGDGWGATFTLYLPALDGEGTEVPSAES
- a CDS encoding sigma-54 dependent transcriptional regulator, whose product is MSDATKILVIDDETAILDTLRILLRREGFQVETAVGGQQGVARMEELRPDVVLSDVRMPNVGGLEVLLAAKELDPSLPVILMTAQASLQTAIRAVNEGAFYYIQKPFANDEMVAICRRAAESRQLKRENQALKTEIRRRDRGDSARPIGRSKRFLDVLKTAETAAPTDSTILVTGESGAGKEVIAKYIHEISGRSDGPFVSINCGALPESLLESELFGHTKGSFTGAHRDKQGLFVAAKGGTFFMDEVGEMSPATQVKLLRVLQEREVIPVGATEAVPVDVRIVAATNRDLEEEIRRGGFRSDLYYRLNVITVHLPPLRDRGEDVPLLASFFLERFAGGRGKETPRLSQEAVNALASYDWPGNVRELENALERAAVLTADGEIQVSTLPTRITERAPQPLVSAALPPNPTLEIIERAYIHWVLHSESGNKTRAAEVLGIDPSTLYRKLLRYGMDAG